From a single Lactococcus allomyrinae genomic region:
- the atpF gene encoding F0F1 ATP synthase subunit B: MPTTLLEAAPNTVLGNVIVVSGAFIILLILLRAFAWKAITGVFAVRAKKISDDIDAAEANNKQAADLVKQRQAELAGSKEEAANIIQVANDTATQNRAKVLATANEEATSLKKRAKEDIEQERKEALNSVKGEVANISVQIAEKLIGQSLDATAQSELIDSYLAKLGE, from the coding sequence TTGCCAACAACATTATTAGAAGCTGCTCCGAACACCGTTCTCGGTAACGTTATTGTCGTGAGTGGTGCATTTATCATCTTGCTGATTTTGCTCCGCGCTTTTGCATGGAAAGCAATCACTGGTGTCTTTGCTGTTCGTGCAAAGAAAATTTCAGATGATATTGATGCAGCGGAAGCTAACAACAAACAAGCAGCTGATTTAGTTAAACAAAGACAAGCAGAGCTTGCTGGTTCAAAAGAAGAAGCTGCTAACATCATTCAAGTTGCCAACGATACTGCCACCCAAAATCGTGCAAAAGTCCTTGCAACTGCGAATGAAGAAGCAACTAGCTTGAAAAAACGTGCAAAAGAAGATATTGAGCAAGAACGTAAAGAAGCCCTTAATTCAGTTAAAGGCGAAGTTGCCAATATCTCTGTTCAAATTGCAGAAAAGTTGATTGGACAATCACTTGATGCTACCGCACAATCA
- the atpB gene encoding F0F1 ATP synthase subunit A, whose amino-acid sequence MESTWTFNIGPIPFDGTVTTMTILTVLIVFGLVFWASRKMQLKPTGKQNVLEWVVDFVNGISKENVGPYEAPRFSLMNFTLFSFLLIANCLGLMTKIDTPSGIALWKSPTANSAVDLTLAVLVIVLANLLGVEKFGFKGYLKVAFWKEPKFLLPMNILEEFTNVLSLGLRLYGNIFAGEIMLGLIAEMIHSNIFILPVVWILAIAWIGFSLFISALQAYVFVLLTNLYISHKIIAEH is encoded by the coding sequence ATGGAATCAACATGGACCTTTAATATCGGACCTATTCCATTCGACGGTACAGTCACAACGATGACTATCTTGACCGTCCTCATTGTCTTCGGTCTGGTATTCTGGGCGAGCCGCAAAATGCAGCTCAAACCAACAGGGAAACAAAATGTTCTTGAGTGGGTCGTTGATTTTGTCAACGGCATTTCTAAAGAGAATGTGGGCCCATATGAAGCACCGCGTTTTTCTCTCATGAACTTTACCCTATTTTCTTTCCTTCTTATTGCTAACTGCTTAGGCTTAATGACAAAAATTGATACACCAAGTGGTATTGCACTTTGGAAATCACCAACAGCGAACTCAGCTGTGGATTTGACACTCGCAGTACTTGTAATCGTCCTTGCCAATTTGCTTGGGGTAGAAAAATTTGGTTTCAAAGGTTATCTCAAAGTTGCCTTCTGGAAAGAACCAAAATTTCTTCTTCCAATGAATATATTGGAAGAATTTACCAATGTTCTTTCGCTTGGACTCCGTCTTTATGGGAATATTTTTGCGGGTGAAATCATGCTTGGCTTGATTGCTGAAATGATTCATTCCAATATTTTTATCCTCCCAGTAGTTTGGATTTTGGCTATTGCATGGATTGGCTTTTCACTTTTCATCTCAGCCCTCCAAGCTTATGTATTTGTCCTTTTGACAAATCTTTACATTAGCCACAAAATTATAGCAGAACATTAA
- a CDS encoding F0F1 ATP synthase subunit C — protein sequence MHGDIAALAIGTAALGAAIGDGLIVSSFLKSVARQPELEGKLRGSMFMGIAFVEGTFFIALAMAFLFQ from the coding sequence ATGCATGGAGACATCGCAGCACTTGCTATTGGTACAGCAGCACTCGGCGCAGCTATTGGGGATGGTTTGATTGTATCAAGCTTTTTGAAATCAGTTGCACGCCAGCCAGAACTTGAAGGAAAACTTCGTGGTTCAATGTTCATGGGTATTGCCTTCGTTGAAGGTACATTCTTCATTGCCCTTGCTATGGCATTCCTTTTCCAATAA